Proteins from a genomic interval of Papaver somniferum cultivar HN1 chromosome 4, ASM357369v1, whole genome shotgun sequence:
- the LOC113274931 gene encoding probable ascorbate-specific transmembrane electron transporter 1 has protein sequence MALTVKAKPFTFVSHVLGVIAAVMVLVWCIHFRGGLAFSSSNKNLIFNIHPVLMLIGFIILGGEAIISYKALPWRKEVKKKIHLVLHAVALVLGIIGIYAAFKFHNESGIANLYSLHSWIGIGVICLYGIQWIFGFVVFFYPGGSSTVRADSVPWHALFGMFVYVLALCTAALGFLEKLTFLENAGIDKYGSEAFLVNFTAIVTVLYGTFVILSAVSPHEAVDDFSYAAI, from the exons ATGGCTTTGACAGTAAAAGCTAAACCCTTTACGTTTGTATCCCATGTATTGGGAGTCATAGCAGCGGTTATGGTATTGGTTTGGTGTATTCATTTCAGAGGTGGTTTAGCTTTTTCTTCCTCCAACAAAAATCTCATCTTCAAT ATTCATCCAGTTTTGATGCtaattgggttcataatcttagGAGGAGAAG CAATAATAAGTTACAAAGCTCTACCATggagaaaagaagtgaagaaaaaaattcaTTTAGTTCTTCACGCCGTCGCCTTAGTTCTTGGCATCATTGGTATCTATGCTGCATTCAAGTTTCATAACGAGAGCGGAATCGCCAATTTGTATAGTTTGCATTCGTGGATTGGTATCGGTGTTATTTGCCTATATGGAATTCAG TGGATATTTGGGTTTGTGGTGTTCTTCTATCCCGGAGGGTCAAGCACTGTAAGGGCTGATTCGGTTCCATGGCACGCATTGTTTGGAATGTTCGTCTACGTATTGGCATTGTGCACAGCTGCATTAGGCTTTTTAGAAAAACTCACGTTCCTTGAAAATGCAGGCATTGACAAGTACGGATCCGAAGCATTCCTTGTCAATTTCACGGCCATTGTTACTGTATTATATGGTacttttgtgattttatctgcTGTTTCCCCACACGAAGCCGTAGATGATTTCAGTTATGCAGCAATATGA